From one Streptomyces sp. CA-210063 genomic stretch:
- a CDS encoding 3-hydroxyacyl-CoA dehydrogenase NAD-binding domain-containing protein, giving the protein MSTTADLLKGAAELFPDEVVTSAHVRHLDLPFGAGRFALITLDNGFDHTKPTTFGPASLANLNTAIDQVEKEAAAGEIIGVGVTGKPFIFAVGADLKGVELLKEHEHALAIGKGGHEVFKRLSALAVPTFAYYNGAAMGGGVEVGLHCSYRTVSKALPAFSLPEVFLGLVPGWGGCTLLPNLIGADKAVSVIIENSLNQNKQLKGQQVFDLGIADAIFEGADFLEQSLIWTANVLKGDVEVERPVIDRGEAWDQAVARGRFIADGKVHGAAPAAYRALDIIAAAKNGDLQQGYDAEDVALADLIMGGELRAGIYAFNLVQKRGKRPAGAPDKSLARPVTKVGVVGAGLMASQLALLFLRRLEVPVVLTDIDQERVDKGVGYVHAEIDKLLGKGRINQDKANRLKALVTGVLDKAEGFSDADFIIEAVFEEIGVKQQVFAEVEAVAPAHAILATNTSSLSVTEMASKLKNPERVVGFHFFNPVAILPLLEIVRGEATDDASLATAFAVAKKLKKTAVLVKDAPAFVVNRILTRFMGEIQNVIDEGTPVEVAEKAVEPLGLPMSPLVLLELVGPAIGLHVSETLNRAFPDRFTVSENLAAVVKAGKRGFYVYSAENGFKPELDPEVAALLKQGDVVLTEEQVRARVLDAVAQEIGLMLDEGVVAEAQDIDLCLITGAGWPFHLGGITPYLDREGVSERVNGKKFLEAGVASVPA; this is encoded by the coding sequence GTGAGCACCACCGCCGATCTTCTCAAGGGCGCGGCCGAGCTCTTTCCCGACGAGGTCGTGACGTCCGCGCACGTCCGCCACCTCGACCTGCCGTTCGGCGCCGGGCGCTTCGCGCTCATCACGCTCGACAACGGCTTCGACCACACCAAGCCGACCACCTTCGGCCCCGCGTCGCTGGCGAACCTGAACACCGCCATCGACCAGGTCGAGAAGGAGGCCGCGGCCGGCGAGATCATCGGTGTCGGTGTCACCGGCAAGCCGTTCATCTTCGCCGTCGGCGCCGACCTCAAGGGCGTCGAGCTGCTCAAGGAGCACGAGCACGCGCTCGCCATCGGCAAGGGCGGCCACGAGGTCTTCAAGCGGCTGTCCGCGCTCGCCGTCCCGACCTTCGCGTACTACAACGGTGCCGCGATGGGCGGCGGCGTCGAGGTCGGTCTGCACTGCTCCTACCGGACCGTGTCGAAGGCCCTCCCGGCCTTCTCCCTCCCCGAGGTCTTCCTCGGTCTGGTCCCCGGCTGGGGCGGCTGCACCCTGCTGCCGAACCTGATCGGCGCGGACAAGGCCGTCTCGGTGATCATCGAGAACAGTCTCAACCAGAACAAGCAGCTGAAGGGCCAGCAGGTCTTCGACCTCGGTATCGCCGACGCGATCTTCGAGGGCGCGGACTTCCTGGAGCAGTCGCTGATCTGGACGGCGAACGTCCTGAAGGGCGACGTCGAGGTCGAGCGTCCCGTCATCGACCGCGGTGAGGCCTGGGACCAGGCCGTCGCGCGCGGCCGGTTCATCGCTGACGGCAAGGTGCACGGGGCGGCCCCGGCCGCGTACCGCGCGCTGGACATCATCGCCGCCGCGAAGAACGGCGACCTCCAGCAGGGCTACGACGCCGAGGACGTCGCCCTCGCCGACCTGATCATGGGTGGCGAGCTGCGCGCCGGTATCTACGCCTTCAACCTGGTGCAGAAGCGCGGCAAGCGTCCCGCCGGTGCCCCGGACAAGTCGCTGGCCCGTCCGGTCACCAAGGTCGGTGTCGTCGGCGCCGGTCTGATGGCCTCCCAGCTCGCGCTGCTCTTCCTGCGCCGCCTGGAGGTGCCGGTCGTGCTGACCGACATCGACCAGGAGCGCGTCGACAAGGGTGTGGGCTACGTCCACGCCGAGATCGACAAGCTGCTCGGCAAGGGCCGGATCAACCAGGACAAGGCCAACCGTCTGAAGGCCCTGGTCACCGGTGTGCTGGACAAGGCCGAGGGCTTCTCCGACGCGGACTTCATCATCGAAGCCGTGTTCGAGGAGATCGGCGTCAAGCAGCAGGTGTTCGCGGAGGTCGAGGCGGTCGCCCCGGCGCACGCGATCCTCGCCACCAACACCTCCTCGCTGTCGGTGACCGAGATGGCGTCGAAGCTGAAGAACCCCGAGCGGGTCGTCGGCTTCCACTTCTTCAACCCGGTCGCGATCCTGCCGCTCCTGGAGATCGTCCGGGGCGAGGCGACGGACGACGCCTCCCTCGCCACGGCCTTCGCCGTCGCCAAGAAGCTGAAGAAGACCGCGGTGCTGGTGAAGGACGCCCCGGCGTTCGTCGTGAACCGCATCCTCACCCGCTTCATGGGCGAGATCCAGAACGTCATCGACGAGGGCACGCCGGTCGAAGTCGCCGAGAAGGCGGTCGAGCCGCTGGGTCTGCCGATGTCGCCGCTGGTGCTCCTGGAGCTGGTCGGCCCTGCCATCGGTCTGCATGTCTCGGAGACCCTCAACCGGGCCTTCCCGGACCGCTTCACGGTCTCCGAGAACCTCGCCGCCGTCGTCAAGGCCGGCAAGCGCGGCTTCTACGTCTACTCCGCAGAGAACGGCTTCAAGCCGGAGCTGGACCCCGAGGTCGCCGCGCTCCTGAAGCAGGGCGATGTCGTCCTGACCGAGGAGCAGGTGCGGGCCCGTGTGCTCGACGCCGTCGCCCAGGAGATCGGGCTCATGCTCGACGAGGGTGTCGTCGCCGAGGCGCAGGACATCGACCTCTGCCTGATCACCGGCGCCGGCTGGCCCTTCCACCTGGGCGGCATCACGCCGTACCTGGACCGTGAGGGCGTCAGCGAGCGGGTGAACGGCAAGAAGTTCCTGGAGGCCGGAGTGGCTTCGGTCCCCGCGTAA
- a CDS encoding hyaluronoglucosaminidase → MAVGRRVFLGGFTAGAVTVAVAGAETAAAAGEYTQYTAPAQFYGTSTTEHTVTINHKATSGEKTVALNVTSDNPETSAMYLKGVETAHGTLKISHVGYADGSDPGSSALSIDLLTAGTAAQGIFVTASDAPTKGALLVLRNNPGLDDFVVKGNGTTGIGMGRGNNPQSQLHVIQRTGAASAILAEGAVRLANVATEPTGAPAAAGGGSLYAQGGKLFWKAVGGTPTQLA, encoded by the coding sequence ATGGCAGTGGGACGCAGAGTGTTCCTCGGAGGCTTCACCGCCGGTGCGGTGACCGTCGCGGTCGCAGGCGCGGAGACGGCGGCCGCCGCGGGCGAGTACACGCAGTACACCGCGCCGGCCCAGTTCTACGGGACGTCGACGACCGAGCACACGGTCACCATCAACCACAAGGCCACGTCCGGAGAGAAGACCGTGGCACTCAACGTCACGTCGGACAACCCGGAAACCTCGGCCATGTACCTCAAGGGCGTGGAGACCGCGCACGGCACGCTGAAGATCTCCCACGTGGGCTACGCCGACGGCTCGGACCCTGGTTCCTCGGCTCTTTCGATCGACCTCCTGACCGCGGGAACCGCCGCGCAGGGCATCTTCGTCACCGCGAGCGACGCCCCGACCAAGGGCGCCCTGCTGGTCCTGCGGAACAACCCCGGCCTGGACGACTTCGTCGTCAAGGGCAACGGTACGACCGGCATAGGTATGGGCCGCGGGAACAATCCGCAGTCCCAGCTCCATGTGATCCAGAGGACCGGCGCGGCCTCGGCCATCCTCGCCGAGGGCGCGGTACGCCTGGCGAATGTCGCCACCGAGCCGACCGGCGCACCCGCCGCGGCGGGCGGCGGCTCCCTCTACGCCCAGGGCGGCAAGCTGTTCTGGAAGGCCGTCGGCGGCACCCCCACCCAGCTGGCGTAA
- a CDS encoding NTP pyrophosphohydrolase, with amino-acid sequence MTTLVIIDAANVIGSVPDGWWRDRRGAAERLRDRLARDGVPGRAEPIELVMVVEGAARGVESVPGVRVDAAPGSGDDRIVRLVAEEGHDRPTLVVTADRELRRRVGELGAEVTGPRTVRGER; translated from the coding sequence ATGACGACCCTCGTGATCATCGACGCCGCGAATGTCATCGGCTCCGTCCCCGACGGCTGGTGGCGCGACCGGCGCGGCGCGGCGGAACGTCTGCGTGACCGGCTCGCCCGTGACGGCGTTCCCGGCCGAGCCGAGCCCATCGAGCTCGTCATGGTCGTCGAGGGCGCGGCCCGCGGCGTGGAGTCCGTACCCGGCGTACGGGTCGACGCGGCCCCCGGCAGCGGCGATGACCGCATCGTCCGACTCGTCGCCGAGGAGGGCCACGACCGCCCCACCCTCGTCGTCACCGCCGACCGTGAACTACGGCGGCGGGTTGGGGAGTTGGGTGCCGAGGTGACGGGCCCGCGGACGGTACGCGGCGAGCGCTGA
- a CDS encoding MFS transporter: MKDLTLLRDKRFAMLFTARTTSVLGSAFGPVALAFGVLDLPDASAATLTAVLVAQSVPEIALMLFGGVIADRVPRHLLMMGAELVSALAFASLAAMFVTGHAPLPALMVCSAVVGTSFALFYPALTGVVPDVVAAERLQTANALLRFGMNGARLLGLALAGGMVALVGAGWALAVNALGFLISATLLANLRLGRNPRKGATTSVLVDLREGWREFSSRRWLWVTVLQFSLVIAAMQAAFGVLGPVIAKEEMGGAAGWSLVLLGQSVGTLVGVAVSMRLRPRRPLLLATPMVFAVAVPVLLLGVSAPLALVVAGSFALGVGFNVFGVLFETTMQREIPREALSRVSAYDALGSFMIGPVGLMAAAPLSAAVGARPAMLICGIMVVVTTSCTLLVPQIRQLTVPDQLLAAGSGDHTGDASAGAAAAAGRKSSDDVTSS, from the coding sequence ATGAAAGACCTGACACTGCTGCGCGACAAGCGCTTCGCCATGCTGTTCACGGCACGGACCACGTCCGTCCTCGGATCGGCATTCGGTCCTGTCGCCCTGGCGTTCGGTGTGCTCGACTTACCGGACGCGTCGGCGGCGACGCTGACCGCCGTACTCGTCGCCCAGTCCGTCCCCGAGATCGCCCTGATGCTGTTCGGCGGCGTGATCGCGGACCGGGTGCCCAGACATCTGCTGATGATGGGTGCCGAGCTGGTGTCGGCGCTGGCCTTCGCGAGTCTTGCCGCCATGTTCGTGACCGGGCACGCGCCGCTGCCCGCGCTGATGGTCTGCTCCGCCGTGGTCGGCACCTCCTTCGCGCTGTTCTACCCGGCACTCACCGGCGTGGTACCGGACGTGGTGGCCGCCGAGCGGCTGCAGACCGCCAATGCTCTGCTGCGTTTCGGCATGAACGGGGCCCGGCTCCTGGGACTCGCGCTGGCCGGCGGCATGGTCGCACTGGTCGGCGCCGGCTGGGCCCTCGCCGTCAACGCCCTCGGCTTCCTGATATCGGCCACCCTGCTCGCCAACCTGCGCCTCGGCCGCAACCCCCGCAAGGGCGCGACCACGTCGGTCCTCGTCGATCTGCGGGAGGGCTGGCGGGAGTTCTCGAGCCGACGCTGGCTGTGGGTGACCGTGCTCCAGTTCTCCCTGGTGATCGCGGCGATGCAGGCGGCCTTCGGCGTCCTCGGTCCCGTGATCGCCAAGGAAGAGATGGGCGGCGCGGCGGGCTGGTCGTTGGTGCTCCTCGGGCAGTCGGTCGGCACACTGGTCGGTGTCGCGGTCTCCATGCGGCTGCGGCCGCGCCGGCCGCTGCTCCTGGCCACTCCCATGGTCTTCGCGGTGGCGGTGCCCGTACTGCTGCTCGGCGTGAGCGCGCCGCTCGCCCTCGTGGTCGCGGGCTCTTTCGCCTTGGGCGTCGGCTTCAACGTCTTCGGGGTTCTGTTCGAGACCACCATGCAGCGGGAGATCCCGCGTGAGGCGCTGTCCCGCGTGAGTGCGTACGACGCGCTCGGCTCGTTCATGATCGGCCCCGTCGGGCTGATGGCCGCGGCCCCCCTCTCGGCCGCAGTGGGAGCCCGACCGGCCATGCTGATCTGCGGAATCATGGTCGTGGTGACGACGAGCTGCACGCTGCTCGTGCCGCAGATCCGCCAGCTCACGGTTCCCGACCAGCTGCTCGCGGCCGGCAGCGGAGACCACACCGGCGATGCTTCTGCGGGCGCCGCCGCGGCGGCCGGGCGCAAGAGCTCGGACGACGTCACGTCGTCGTAG
- a CDS encoding glycosyltransferase, protein MRALFVCEAGEGTVFPLVPLTQALRSGGHEVLVAGHTAALPIVSDAGLPGVAVAWREPRSFATDDDGNLIPLPTELDERKRQLGRLGARMAADALTGLRGLTRRWRPDVVISSPQSYAAPLLAAELSVPHVQVGLDMSESPLADAAAEEELLPDLAELGLRAMPAPQLALTLCPHSIRYPGARPALAMRHVPYNTARTVEDWAYARGDRPRVLVTAGSRVSPSYSLDFLRSLVAGAACLDAELLVAVPESVVPHLGPLPPGVRAGWIPLDVVAPTCDLAIHQAGGATLTCVVHAVPQLVVPFMPDLVGYAQRLAGTGAARMIPLAEATVDAVASTAEEMLGDPGHQKAAQVLRAEALTAPSPVDLVGRIERLAATHAARPGTPAT, encoded by the coding sequence ATGAGGGCGCTCTTCGTGTGCGAAGCGGGTGAAGGAACCGTCTTCCCCCTCGTACCGCTGACGCAGGCCTTGCGCAGCGGCGGCCACGAGGTCTTGGTGGCCGGGCACACCGCCGCCCTGCCGATCGTCTCGGACGCCGGACTGCCGGGCGTTGCCGTGGCCTGGCGCGAACCGCGGTCCTTCGCCACCGACGACGACGGGAACCTGATCCCGCTCCCCACCGAACTCGACGAACGAAAAAGGCAGTTGGGGCGACTTGGCGCCCGCATGGCCGCGGATGCCCTCACGGGACTGCGGGGACTGACGCGCCGCTGGCGCCCGGATGTGGTGATCAGCAGTCCCCAGTCGTACGCGGCTCCCCTGCTGGCCGCCGAGCTCTCCGTACCGCACGTGCAAGTCGGCCTCGACATGAGCGAGTCGCCGCTCGCGGATGCCGCAGCGGAGGAGGAACTGCTGCCCGATCTGGCCGAGTTGGGCCTGCGGGCGATGCCCGCCCCGCAGCTCGCCCTGACGCTGTGCCCGCACAGCATCCGGTATCCCGGTGCGCGGCCCGCGCTGGCCATGCGGCACGTGCCGTACAACACCGCGCGTACGGTGGAGGACTGGGCGTACGCGAGAGGCGACCGTCCCAGGGTCCTGGTGACCGCGGGCAGCCGCGTGAGCCCGAGCTACTCCCTCGATTTCCTCCGGTCGCTGGTGGCCGGCGCCGCCTGTCTGGATGCCGAACTGCTGGTCGCCGTACCGGAGTCCGTGGTGCCCCACCTCGGGCCGCTGCCCCCGGGGGTGCGCGCCGGATGGATCCCCCTCGACGTCGTGGCACCCACCTGCGACCTGGCGATCCACCAGGCCGGCGGAGCCACGCTGACCTGTGTCGTCCACGCGGTCCCCCAGCTGGTCGTTCCCTTCATGCCGGACCTGGTGGGCTACGCGCAGCGGCTCGCCGGTACCGGCGCGGCGCGTATGATCCCGCTCGCGGAGGCCACTGTGGACGCCGTCGCCTCCACGGCCGAGGAGATGCTCGGCGACCCCGGCCACCAGAAGGCCGCCCAAGTTCTGCGGGCCGAGGCCCTCACGGCGCCGAGCCCGGTCGATCTGGTGGGCAGGATCGAGCGGCTGGCCGCCACGCACGCGGCTCGGCCCGGCACACCCGCTACCTGA